Below is a genomic region from Leptotrichia shahii.
TACAGGATTGACTTCTGATGGTGGAGTTCATTGTCACATTGATCATTTAATCGGATTAGTTGATATGGCTAAGAAAAAAGGAGTAACAGAAGTTTATGTTCACGCAATTATGGATGGAAGAGATACTGCTCCTGAAAGCGGAGTAGAATATTTGGCACAATTGCAAAAAGCGTTGGATGAACTTGGAGTTGGAAAAATTGCAACAGTTATGGGAAGATACTATGCAATGGATAGAGATAACAACTGGGACAGAGTAGAACTTGCGTATGATGCCTTAACTTCTGGAGAAGGGAACTTGGCAGCAACTGCCGACGAAGCGATTAGAAATTCTTATGCAGAAGGAATTACAGATGAATTTGTAAAACCTGTTAAAATTGGTTCAAAAGACAATGGATTGATTAAAGATGGCGATGGTGTAATTTTTGCAAACTTTAGACCAGATAGAGCCAGACAATTGACTAGAACATTTGTTGATCCTGAATTTAATGGATTTACAAGAAAAGTTTATCCTAAAGTGAACTTCGCTACAATGGCTCAATATGATGCGACATTTACTTCACCAGTGGCATTCCCGCCTGAAACAATTGTAAATGGATTTGGAGAAATCGTATCAAAAGCTGGATTGACTCAAGTAAGAACTGCAGAAACTGAAAAATATGCACATGTTACATTCTTCTTCAACGGAGGAAAAGAAGAACCTTATCCAGGAGAAATCAGATTACTTTCGGACTCACCAAAAGTTGCAACTTATGACTTACAACCTGAAATGAGTGCTTACAAAGTAAAAGACAGATTAATCGAAGAATTAAATACTGGAAAAGTAGATACAGTTATACTAAACTTTGCAAATCCTGATATGGTTGGACATACGGGAAACGTGGGGGCTGTAATTGCAGCTTGTCAAGCGGTAGATAACTGTACAGGACAAATTGTTAATAAAGTATTGGAACTTGATGGTGCAGTATTAATTACAGCAGATCATGGAAATGCTGACTTATTAGTAAATCCTGAAACTGGAGAACCTCATACAGCACATACTGTAAACCCAGTTCCATTTATTTTCATTACAAATGATATGAAAGATGCGAAATTAAGAACAGATGGAAAATTAGCTGATATCACTCCAACAATGTTAGATTTATTAGGATTAGAAAAACCAGCTGAAATGGATGGAAGCACTTTAATAGTAAAATAATTTCAATTAAATAACTTTTAATCTAGGAATCTCTCTAATAAAATATTTAGAGAGATTTTTTATTATAAATCTAATGAAAAAGTAATGTAATTAATAAATAGGAGTTAAGAATTAGTTTGTAAATAAATGTATTGTAATGAAAATAAAAAAATGATATAATGTAACAAATTCATATTTGAAAGTATACCTAAACTATTCTTAAGTTATATTAATAGCGATTTATAGGATATAAGAATTAGTTAGAATTCTTAACAGCAGACTATAGGCAATTGTAAAAGTAGTAAGGCGAAAACTCAATAAATAGAGTATTTTATCTGAAATATTAGAATTTCATTGTAAAAATGCTGCAGAAAAATGGTAAAAATTAGTACTGTAAAAGTATTATAATTATTAGAAATATTAGATTTTTATAAATAGCTAATGAGTAAAAAATAAAAGGAGAGATGATGAGCAACAATTTAAGACAAGCAAAAAAAGATTTAAAAGCATTTGCTAAAAGGGCAAAGGATGTAAAATATACAGAATCATTACTGTTCTCATACTTAATAACAGGAATGATAACTTTTTCAATTGGTTTAAATACATCTTCAAATGTCCTTTATGAGCGAATGAATAAAGAGCTGGTAATGTCAGCAGATAAGACACGTACTGCAATTAAGAAAAAGAAAAAAGCGAATGAAGAAGCAGTAGAAGAATTAAATTTAGAATTAGTTCAATTAATGGAACAAGGAGATCAAGTTGTAAAATCTCCATGGAGTTCGTGGCAATTTGGTGCAAATACCTTTATATCAAGCAGCAATGGTACTTACAAAGGAAGAGGGGATAAAGCTGAAAAATATTTATTTAATGGTATTTATAACCGTGGGAACTGGTCGGAAACTGGAATTTTATCAAACAGAAGAAAAAGCTATATGACGTCTTCACCTGGTAATTCGACAATAGGAAAGCAGTCTTATGGACTAGCTTCATTGTTACACGTTCAAGAGCCTGAAGTGGAAATTCAGATAATGGCAAACGTACGTCCAAAATCAGTATTTAAAGAGGAAATCGCAATAAATCCTCAAATTGACATGCCAAGGGAAGTTGTACGTCCGAATATTAATTTGAACGTAACTTCACCAATAACAGCCCCTACAATTATACTTCCTACTCTAAATCCTGTGACAATTGAAGTACCGAATCCACAGGAGCCCGCTACACCAGCTACAGTAACTGCTCCAAGTATTAGTATGAATTTGTCAGCACCAACAATAGCTGTAAATATTACACCGCCATCACTAAGTATGAATGTAACAGCACCGACTCCAACTGTAAATACATTAACAATTATTCCTCCAGATATTTCAGAAGTTAGTGCAATTAGTGTTACTAAACCTACTGCTCCAAGTGTTACACCACCAAATCCGACAGCTAATCCTATAGTTTTTAGTATTCCACAATTGGAATCGTATGGAAATACCATAACAGCTGACAATACAATGAATTCTAATAAAAATTTACTTGATCCTAGTTACAGGTTAAGTAAAGCAGCCTCTGGTCATCATAAAGCTATTGGAGAATATATGACTAACAGTGGTTATTTTTATTCAGGTGAAAATACAGAGATGCATGTTGATATAACGAAACAAAGGGCAATAACATTAGATCCTGGTCTTCCTCAAATTAAAGGAGGAGGTCATAATCCTAATTATTCATTTGAAAATAAAGGTAAAATATATTTAGAAGTAATGGAAGTTGCAGGAATTGAAGTACAGCCAGATACATGGAATAATCCGCAAGTTACCGGCATAAATGGTTCGACAGGTCTTATAAGCGGGAATAAATCATTACAAGTGGCTCTTTTGTTTACAGACGAAGGAACAGGAAGCAGTACTACAAATAAACATACATTAAGAAATGAAGGAGAAATAAGTTTAAGTGGAAATATTTCAGCAGGATTTGCAACTAGTGATTTCAAGAGCGGTGTAAGCGTGAGTACTATAGCAATTAATAATGGGAATGTAAATATTAGTGGAGATAATAGTCACGGTATGGTTGTTTCAAAAACAACAAATGCTTTAGGACCTGATTCAAGTTTTGTGAATAATGGAACAATTAAGGTTACTGGAAACGATTCGGGTGGTATGACAGTACTTGGTAAAATCCAAGGTGGAGCTACTAATAATGGAATAATTACGATAGCTGCTAAAAATTCGTTTGGACTTTATTCACAAGTAGACTCTAATGTGAAAAATGCTGTAAATGGAAATATTAATATTGAAAATGGCTCTAAAGGAAGTATGGGTATAAGAGTTGGAAATGCTTCAGCAACAAATATGAAAAATGAAGGTACGATTACTATTAACAGTACAGATGGTAAAAATATTGGAGTTTATTCAAGTTCAGCAAAGTTTGTTAATGAAGGTAAAATTAAAGTAAATGGAGCAAATGAAAATATTGGAATGTACTTTAACGGAACGACTGGAACTACAGGAAATCAAGGAACAATAACAGTTGCGGGAAATAAAGTATATGGTGTAATCTTAAATAATGCGACATTTGAGAATGAAAAAAAGATAGAAGTAACATCAGATGGTACTGACTCTATTGGGTTATATCTTTCAAACGGATCTGCTGCAACAAATAAAAATGGTGCAACTATTTCAAATGCTGCATATCATGCTGTTGTACAAAATACAGGAACATTTACAAACGCTGGAGTTGTATCTGTTGAAGCAGGTGGAAAAGTAGGCTTATATTCAGAAAATGGAACATTTACAAATGCAAGTAATGGAGAAATAAAATCTAGTAATGGTGGAATTGCAATATTTACTAGCGGCTCTACTGGAACTGTTGAAGGTACAGTTACAGTTGGAGATTCAGGAACTAGCACTGGAATCGGAGTATATTCAGATGGACCTACTACAAGTACTACTTTTCAGGGTAATGCAGTGTTAAGTTTGGGAGAAAGAACAGTTGGACTTTATTCATCTAAGGCTAGTAATTTTGGAACAGCTTTCACGATAACAAATCTTAGTACTTCGATTGGTAAAAAATCTGTGTTCGCTTACTTTGGAAATACTGGGAATACAGCAGATGATACTGTAGATATAACAAACACTACGTTACAAAATTTAACTGTTTCAAGTATGGGTGAAAATTCAGCTGTATTTTATGGTGCGAAAAATACGACTATAAATATTGATGGAAATATAACAGCTGACAGTACGAAATTTTCTAATATTAATGATTCAGCACAATTTTTAGTGTCTGATGATGGAAAAGTTAATATTAATTCATCAAAAATCTTGACTTCTGGATTTAAAACGACAATTTCAGGATTAAATGGAGCTGTTGTAACAAATGATGGAAAACTTATATTATCAGGAAAAGACGGGGCTATAGGAATTTATTCCAATGCTTCAAAAGTGACAAATAATAATATAATATCAACTGCAAATAACAGTTCGATCGCAATTTATGGAAAAGAAAGTTCAACATTGACAAATAGTGGTACTGGGAAAATAACAACTTCTGGAACTTCATCAGTTGGAATACTGGCAAATAGCAGTATAGTAAGTAATGCTACTGGTGGAGAAATAACAACTTCTGGAACAGGATCAGCGGGAATTTATGGAATAACAAATTCGACAATTGAAAATTCTGGAAATATAACTACAGAAGAAACAGGATCAGCAGGAATTTATGCGGATAACAGTGATGTTACAAATGAAACAACAGGGAAAATAACTTCTAAAAAAGGAAGTTCAGCAGGAATTTATTCAACATCTACATCTGCAAAAAATGTTAAAAATAAAGGAACTATAGAAGTTGGAGTGGCAGGTTCTACTGAAACTCAAAATGTTGGAATTTATGCAGAAGGTAATCAGAATGTAGAAAATGATGGAAACATAAATATTCATATAGGCAATTCGATTGGTGTCTATGGTAAGGGTGCTAATGTTGCAATTGAAAATAAGAAAAAAATAACTTCAGATGCTTTGGCTTCAGATGCGATAGGAATAATGTCAGAAAAAGCAAAAGTAACTAATTTCGCAGGTTCTGAAATAAAATTACAAGGGAAAAAATCAGTTGGAATTTATGGTAAGGAATCTGAAATCGAAAATAGCGGAGATATTTTACTTACTGATACAACAGCTGCTTCGGCTTCAGTTGGAATTTTGGCAAATAAAGGAAGTGCTACAAATAAAGGAAATATAGAAATGAACGGTGGAGCTTCTGCTGGAATGCTAGGGTTAAATGGAGCAACTATTTCAAATGATGCTGCAACTGGAAAAATTACAATAACTGGAGATAAGTCAGCAGGAATCTATGTAGAAAATTCATCGCCTTCAAATGCAGGAACTATAAGTGTTGAAAGTAATAAATCAGCAGGAATCTTTGCAAAAATTTCAGATGCTGCTTCAAGAACTATTACGAATACAGGAAAGATTGAGTTAAAAGGAACAGGTAAGACAAAATCAGCAGGAATGTATGTAGAAATTGAAAGTACAGCGGCAGGAACTACAACATTGCAAAATGAAAAGGATATAATTGTTGGGCAAGAAGAGTCAGCTGCTATGTATTTAAAAAATAACGCTGGAGAAGGTGCAGGAACTGTAATAAATGAAACTCCAAACGGAAAAATTGACTTGGATGTTAAGAGTACAGTTGGAATTTTTGTTGATAAAGCTAAAGGAAAAAATAAAAATATAATAAATGTAAAAAAAGAAAATTCAGCAGGAATGTATGGAAGCAATGACTCCAACATAACTAATGAAAAAACAATAAATGTTTCACATGAAAATTCAGCAGGAATGTATGCTTCAGATTCAAATGCAACAAATACAGCTGATGGAACAATAACATTGACGGGATCTGCTGGAGCGACTAGCGGTTCGGCAGCAATGTATGGAAAATTAACAAGTTCATCCAAAAAAGATTATTCAATCTTAAATGAAGGAATAATAAATCTGACAAATGTTATTAAGAATGTTGGAATATATGGTGAATCTGTAAGTGGAGCACCTAAAAAATTGACATTACAGAATAATAAGGAAATAAATATTGCTGCTGGAAGTCCACAATCAGTTGGAATATTCGCTTCAAATGATGCTAATAATAATGCAGATAAAATAGAAGCTATTAATAGTGCCACTGGAACAATAACAGTAAATTCAGAAGAATCAATTGGAATTTCAGCTGTAAAAAGTACGGTTAACAATAGTGGAACAATTACTATGAATGATAAAAAGTCGGCAGGAATTTATGGTAAGTCTGGATCGGAAGTAACTAATAATAATAAAATAGAAATTAAAGAAGAGCAATCTGCAGGAATTTACCTTGAAAACAGTAATGCAGTAAATGCAGCGGCAGGAACTATTGATGTGTATAAAGGTGCTTCGGCAGGAATTTATGGTAAATTTACAAAAGATGCAACAGAAAATAATACAATAGAAAATAGTGGAACAATTACTTTAAAAGATACCGCTGGACAAGTAAAAAGTGCAGGAATTTATGGAGAGCTAGAAGCAGCTGCGTCTAAAACATTAACTATAGAAAATAAAAATATAATAGATGTCAGCATGAAAGAATCAGTTGGAATATTTGCTAAAAATGCTACTGGCAGCAGAGGGAATTTAACTGCAGATAATACAGGAGAAATCAAAGTAAATTCTGAAAAATCAGTTGGAATGCTTTCAGATAATTCAGTAATAAACAATAAAAATAAAATAACAGTAAATAATAAAGAAGCCGTTGGAATGTATGGGAAAAATGGTTCAGAAATAAAGAACCATAAAGGTGCAACAATAGAAATATTGTCAACTGGAGAGAGTGCGATAGGAATTTACGCTACAGGTAAAAATACCACTACATCGAACATTACTGAAGGTGTAAATGAGGGAACTGTTACTGTAAAAGGTAAAAAGGGAACAGGAATGCTTGCAACTGATAAAGCTAAAATAACAAATAACAGAGAGATAACAGGAACAGCGGAATCAGTAATTGGAATGTACGGCGTTGATGATGAAACAGCAGTTATAAATGCAAAAAATGCTACTATAAAATTGACTGGTGAAAAGTCAACAGGAATATTCTCAAAAGATGATGCAACAGCAGAAAATTCAGGGACTATAAATTTAACCTCTTCTTCTAAAAATTCAGTTGGAATGTTTGGTTCGGCAAGTGCCGCTGGTAAGAAAATCACCCTGACAAATACAGCAGATGGTGTAATTAATGTAGAATCTGAAAGCTCTACAGGAATGTTTACAAAAAATAATGGTAATTTGGCTGATTCAACTATAAAAAATGAAGGAACAATAAATTTAAAACAAAAAAGCACAGTTGGAATTTATACTCCAAAATCTAATATAACAAAAGTCGGAACAATAATATTAAATGATGATGCAGATTCTTCAGTAGCTGTTTATCTAAAAGATGAGGCAACAGTAACTGACACAACTACAGGAACAATTAATCTAGGCACAAAAAATCAAAACAGAGTTGCATACTATATCAAAGGGACAAGTGCTTCAGATACAGGAAAAATTAATGGAGCAAATATTGGAAACATAAGTGGATATGGAGTTGGAGTTTATCTTGATGGAGGAATATTGAATTCAAGCACATCAAAATTAGACTACACTACTGGTTCTAATACTGGTAATGGAATAATCGGACTTCTTATGAAGGGTGCAACTGCCGATATTTCAGGTTATAACCAAGGAATAAAAGTAGGAAACTCTGTATTAGGTGGATCAAATGATTTTTATGCAATAGGAATTTATACTGATGGGCAAGGATCATCTGGAAGCCCTAAGGCAATATCAACATCAATAACTGCAGGAGCAAATGGAGTTGGATTATTTGCTGAAAATAGCAGCCATATTAAATATGCAGGAACTATGAATATAGGAGATAACACAACAGCTGGAACTGGTATTTATATTGGAAATGGTGGAGATGGAACCAAAGCTTCAACAGTAACAATTGATAGTGGTGCGGATATTAAACTGAACGGAGTAAATGGAGTTGGAGCAATAGTTACTACTAATGCAACTGTTAATTTTGAAACTGGAGCGAAAATTCAATTTGGCGGTGATGGAGTAGGTATATTTGGACAAAAAGGTGCTGTTATTAATGATAATGGTGGAACATTGGTTACTAATGGACACTCTGTAGAAAGAACAAGGGTTACTGAAGGAAGTTCTGTAACTTCAAGTGATTTGACAGTTGCACTTGGAAATGCACTAGATACAGGAAATATACTTTCTCACGTTATAAATGGAGAGGCTATTTTACAAACAGGAGTTACAGTTGAGGCAAAATCAGCAACTAAGAATATTATTGGACTTATGGCAGATGGAAATAGCAATCCTGCGTTAACTTGGGTTGGAACTGCTGGATATGATGCTGAAAATAAAGGAAAATTAGATTTGTCAAATGCTCAGACAAGTACGGCTATGTACCTTGATTCAGCAAGAGGGCTTAATTCAAAAGATATTCTTGTAGGAAATAAATCAACTGGAATCTATGGAATTTATAAAAACACAACTGCAGGCTATATTGGAGCACCTGCTGGATTTAAAAATGAAGGTATAATTACAACGACTGCTGGTTCTAAAATAACAATTGGAGATGAATCTTCTGCTATTTACTCAATTGGATTTGATAAAGTTGAAAATAATGGAAGTATAGCTGGTGGAGATAAATCAGTTGGAATTTATGCAAAAAATACAGCTGCAAGCAGTAAGAATATAGATGTGGTAAATACAGGAGATATTACGTTAGGAAAAGGTTCAGCTGGAATTTACATTGCGCCAGAAACTGCAAATGCTTCCAATGCGACAGTTGTAAATAGCGGAAATATCACGGTTGGGGATTCTACATTGGATGCAAGTGGAAATGTTGAATCTACTTCAGTTGGAATATTTGTAAGAAATAAAACAAATTTGACAACTACTGGAGATGTAACAGTTGGAAATAAAGGATTTGCATTGTATGGAAATGATTCGACATTGACTGTAAACGGCGGAAATTATAACTTTGCAAATAATGGAAGTTTGGCATATTTGGAAAATAATGCTATGTTAAATTATAATAATGCTGGAACATTGACAACTTCTTCAGAACCAATGTTATACATTATTAACAGTAAGGCACAAATGAATAATAATGATATTATTGTATCTTCAAAAGGAACTGGAATTTATATGACAGGAACATCTGCTTTTGGTGGATGGAATAATATGATATTAAATAATGGTTCTACAGGAATTTATGTGGATAATTCAAATGCTGCAATAGATGGTAAGAAAATAACAGGTACATCTGACAAGGCAAAAGGAATTGTTTCAATAAATTCAAATGTTATGAATAAAGCAGATATGGAGTTCTCTAGTGATGATTCAATTGGAATTTTCTCACAAAATAAATCAGGTGTGGCAAAATCAATTTTAAATAATGGAAATATTGATATTACTGGAAAACGTTCAATTGCAGCGTATTTGGAAGGAACATCGGATCAGACATTTGAAAACAGTGGAACGATAAATGTGGATAGAACTGCAACGTCTGTTAAGAATGATTCTACTGTCGGAATTTACGCACAAAATGGATCGACAATTAATATTAAAAACAGTGGAACAATAAATGTTGGAGAGGCTTCATTTGGAGTTTATTCGCTTAGTGAAAATGGAAATGTGGAAACTGCAGGAAGTTCTATAATCAATGTTGCAGATAAGGCTATTGGTGTGTATAAAAAAGGAGGAAGTGTTAATCTAGGCGGAACAGTCAATGTTGCAAATCATATTGCAGCAGATGCTAATAGTGAGCCTGTTGGAGTTTATGGAACAAGTGGAGTTACAATTAATGATACGACAGCAAACTTTACTGTAGGAGATAAATCTTACGGTGTAATTTTGTCAAATCCAGGAATGAGCAGAACAAATGTTTACTCAAATTCTGCTTCATCAAATGTAACTTTAGGAAAAGAGGCGACTTTCATTTATGCAGAAGGAGCGTCAAGAGTTACAAATAACGCAGCAATTACATCTGGAACAAATGGGAAAATTATCGCAATTTATGGAAAAGATGGTGCAAATATTGTAAATAACGGAATGATTGACTTGTCACAAGGGCTTGGAAATCAAGGTATTCTTGTTACAGGGGCATCTAATGCAGTAAATAGAGGAGTAATAAAAGTTGGAAAAACAGACAAGACAGATCCTGACAATATTATTTACGGAATTGGAATGGCAGCTGTAGGTGGAGCAAGTATTTCAAATGAGAGAGATATCCATGTTAGAGGAAACTTAAGTATCGGAATGTATGGAGATGATAGAGGAACAATATTAAGAAACTCTGGAAATATCTATTTAGATCCGTCAAGTGCGACAGCTTCTGATAAAGTTCAGACAATGATGGGAGTATTTGTAAATAACGGAGCAAAATTTGTAAACACAGGAAATATTACCACAACTGGCTCTTATCACGGAAATGACAATATTCAGGGACTTGTAGGAGTTGCTGTATTAAATGGAAGTACACTTGAAAATTATGGGAAAATTGATATTGATGCAGATAGCAGCTACGGTGTTTTAATTAAAGGGACTTCAAGTAATAAATCTATAATTAAGAACTATGGAGAAATTAACATAAGTGGATTGAAGTCTTATGGAGTTAGATATGATGCAGATTCTCAAGGAGTATCTGGAGATTTGCCAGTTGGAACAGCCGCTACTCCTGTAAATGTATTGCCATCCTTGAGTTCAGGAACTGGAACAATAACTTCTGCAAATGGAGCGAAAGACTACTATGCACCAACAGATCCAAGTAAAACTCTAGGTGGAGTGGGAATTGTTCAATTGCCAAATGGACGGCTTGCAATTCAGAGAAACGGTGTAACATTGGATGATAGCCAAGTTCAAACAATAGATTATGCTACTCCTCAGACAAACTACGCTTTTTCGAACTTTGGAGTTTATGTAGATACATTAGGAAGAACACGTCCAATTAATGTAAATGGAGCAAATTCTATCGGAATTAACAGTGATCTTTTAATTGGAACAGAATTTTCAGTGCTTACAAATGCTAAAGATGTAATTATTGGAAAACAAATACTGCAGCCGTTCTTGAATCAAATAAATGCTGGAATATTTAACTTTACTCCATATTCTGCTTCATTAACTTGGATGGCAACGCCTGAAGTTGATCCGTCTACACAGCAGATTACACGTGTGCTTATGACAAAGATTCCTTATACAGCCTTTGTTTCAACAACTTCAAACGAATTTAACTTTACTGACGGATTAGAGCAAAGATACGATGTAAACAGTTTGGACTCAAGAGAAAAAGGACTATTTAATAAATTAAATACTATTGGAAATAGTGAAGAAGCATTATTGGCCCAATCAATTGATGAAATGATGGGACATCAGTATGGGAACGTACAGCAAAGAATCTTTGAAACAGGTAATTTATTAAATAAAGAATTTGGATACTTAAGAAATGAATGGGATACAAAATCAAAAAATTCAAATAAGATAAAAGCGTTTGGAATGAAAGGCGAATATAAGACAGATACAGCTGGAATAATTGATTATAAAAATAAATCCTATGGATTTGCATATTTGAATGAAAATGAAACTATAAAACTTGGAGAGTCAGCAGGATGGTATGCAGGAGCTGTTAGAAACAAATTTGACTTTAGCGATATAGGTGGTTCAAAGGAAGAGCAGAATATCGTAAAAGCAGGTATATTTAAGTCAATGCCGCTTGGAAAAGATCATAACAACAACTTGAACTGGACTGTTTCAGCAGAAGGATTTGTAGGAACTGGTGAAATGAAGAGAAAATTCCTTGTTGTTGATGATATATTTGAAGCAAAATCTGAATATCATTCATACGGGTTTGGATTAAAAAATGAGCTTAGAAAAAATATTAGAACAAGTGAGCGAACAAGCATTTCTCCATACGGAAGCCTAAAATTTGAATATGGAAGATTTGACGGAATAAAAGAAGATACAGGACAAATGCGTTTAGAAATAAAAGCAAATGATTATTATTCAATAAAACCAGAAATTGGAGTAGAATTCAAATATCAGCAGCCAATGGCAGTAAAAACAAATTTTGTCGCCAAATTAGGACTTGCTTATGAAAATGA
It encodes:
- a CDS encoding autotransporter-associated N-terminal domain-containing protein; amino-acid sequence: MSNNLRQAKKDLKAFAKRAKDVKYTESLLFSYLITGMITFSIGLNTSSNVLYERMNKELVMSADKTRTAIKKKKKANEEAVEELNLELVQLMEQGDQVVKSPWSSWQFGANTFISSSNGTYKGRGDKAEKYLFNGIYNRGNWSETGILSNRRKSYMTSSPGNSTIGKQSYGLASLLHVQEPEVEIQIMANVRPKSVFKEEIAINPQIDMPREVVRPNINLNVTSPITAPTIILPTLNPVTIEVPNPQEPATPATVTAPSISMNLSAPTIAVNITPPSLSMNVTAPTPTVNTLTIIPPDISEVSAISVTKPTAPSVTPPNPTANPIVFSIPQLESYGNTITADNTMNSNKNLLDPSYRLSKAASGHHKAIGEYMTNSGYFYSGENTEMHVDITKQRAITLDPGLPQIKGGGHNPNYSFENKGKIYLEVMEVAGIEVQPDTWNNPQVTGINGSTGLISGNKSLQVALLFTDEGTGSSTTNKHTLRNEGEISLSGNISAGFATSDFKSGVSVSTIAINNGNVNISGDNSHGMVVSKTTNALGPDSSFVNNGTIKVTGNDSGGMTVLGKIQGGATNNGIITIAAKNSFGLYSQVDSNVKNAVNGNINIENGSKGSMGIRVGNASATNMKNEGTITINSTDGKNIGVYSSSAKFVNEGKIKVNGANENIGMYFNGTTGTTGNQGTITVAGNKVYGVILNNATFENEKKIEVTSDGTDSIGLYLSNGSAATNKNGATISNAAYHAVVQNTGTFTNAGVVSVEAGGKVGLYSENGTFTNASNGEIKSSNGGIAIFTSGSTGTVEGTVTVGDSGTSTGIGVYSDGPTTSTTFQGNAVLSLGERTVGLYSSKASNFGTAFTITNLSTSIGKKSVFAYFGNTGNTADDTVDITNTTLQNLTVSSMGENSAVFYGAKNTTINIDGNITADSTKFSNINDSAQFLVSDDGKVNINSSKILTSGFKTTISGLNGAVVTNDGKLILSGKDGAIGIYSNASKVTNNNIISTANNSSIAIYGKESSTLTNSGTGKITTSGTSSVGILANSSIVSNATGGEITTSGTGSAGIYGITNSTIENSGNITTEETGSAGIYADNSDVTNETTGKITSKKGSSAGIYSTSTSAKNVKNKGTIEVGVAGSTETQNVGIYAEGNQNVENDGNINIHIGNSIGVYGKGANVAIENKKKITSDALASDAIGIMSEKAKVTNFAGSEIKLQGKKSVGIYGKESEIENSGDILLTDTTAASASVGILANKGSATNKGNIEMNGGASAGMLGLNGATISNDAATGKITITGDKSAGIYVENSSPSNAGTISVESNKSAGIFAKISDAASRTITNTGKIELKGTGKTKSAGMYVEIESTAAGTTTLQNEKDIIVGQEESAAMYLKNNAGEGAGTVINETPNGKIDLDVKSTVGIFVDKAKGKNKNIINVKKENSAGMYGSNDSNITNEKTINVSHENSAGMYASDSNATNTADGTITLTGSAGATSGSAAMYGKLTSSSKKDYSILNEGIINLTNVIKNVGIYGESVSGAPKKLTLQNNKEINIAAGSPQSVGIFASNDANNNADKIEAINSATGTITVNSEESIGISAVKSTVNNSGTITMNDKKSAGIYGKSGSEVTNNNKIEIKEEQSAGIYLENSNAVNAAAGTIDVYKGASAGIYGKFTKDATENNTIENSGTITLKDTAGQVKSAGIYGELEAAASKTLTIENKNIIDVSMKESVGIFAKNATGSRGNLTADNTGEIKVNSEKSVGMLSDNSVINNKNKITVNNKEAVGMYGKNGSEIKNHKGATIEILSTGESAIGIYATGKNTTTSNITEGVNEGTVTVKGKKGTGMLATDKAKITNNREITGTAESVIGMYGVDDETAVINAKNATIKLTGEKSTGIFSKDDATAENSGTINLTSSSKNSVGMFGSASAAGKKITLTNTADGVINVESESSTGMFTKNNGNLADSTIKNEGTINLKQKSTVGIYTPKSNITKVGTIILNDDADSSVAVYLKDEATVTDTTTGTINLGTKNQNRVAYYIKGTSASDTGKINGANIGNISGYGVGVYLDGGILNSSTSKLDYTTGSNTGNGIIGLLMKGATADISGYNQGIKVGNSVLGGSNDFYAIGIYTDGQGSSGSPKAISTSITAGANGVGLFAENSSHIKYAGTMNIGDNTTAGTGIYIGNGGDGTKASTVTIDSGADIKLNGVNGVGAIVTTNATVNFETGAKIQFGGDGVGIFGQKGAVINDNGGTLVTNGHSVERTRVTEGSSVTSSDLTVALGNALDTGNILSHVINGEAILQTGVTVEAKSATKNIIGLMADGNSNPALTWVGTAGYDAENKGKLDLSNAQTSTAMYLDSARGLNSKDILVGNKSTGIYGIYKNTTAGYIGAPAGFKNEGIITTTAGSKITIGDESSAIYSIGFDKVENNGSIAGGDKSVGIYAKNTAASSKNIDVVNTGDITLGKGSAGIYIAPETANASNATVVNSGNITVGDSTLDASGNVESTSVGIFVRNKTNLTTTGDVTVGNKGFALYGNDSTLTVNGGNYNFANNGSLAYLENNAMLNYNNAGTLTTSSEPMLYIINSKAQMNNNDIIVSSKGTGIYMTGTSAFGGWNNMILNNGSTGIYVDNSNAAIDGKKITGTSDKAKGIVSINSNVMNKADMEFSSDDSIGIFSQNKSGVAKSILNNGNIDITGKRSIAAYLEGTSDQTFENSGTINVDRTATSVKNDSTVGIYAQNGSTINIKNSGTINVGEASFGVYSLSENGNVETAGSSIINVADKAIGVYKKGGSVNLGGTVNVANHIAADANSEPVGVYGTSGVTINDTTANFTVGDKSYGVILSNPGMSRTNVYSNSASSNVTLGKEATFIYAEGASRVTNNAAITSGTNGKIIAIYGKDGANIVNNGMIDLSQGLGNQGILVTGASNAVNRGVIKVGKTDKTDPDNIIYGIGMAAVGGASISNERDIHVRGNLSIGMYGDDRGTILRNSGNIYLDPSSATASDKVQTMMGVFVNNGAKFVNTGNITTTGSYHGNDNIQGLVGVAVLNGSTLENYGKIDIDADSSYGVLIKGTSSNKSIIKNYGEINISGLKSYGVRYDADSQGVSGDLPVGTAATPVNVLPSLSSGTGTITSANGAKDYYAPTDPSKTLGGVGIVQLPNGRLAIQRNGVTLDDSQVQTIDYATPQTNYAFSNFGVYVDTLGRTRPINVNGANSIGINSDLLIGTEFSVLTNAKDVIIGKQILQPFLNQINAGIFNFTPYSASLTWMATPEVDPSTQQITRVLMTKIPYTAFVSTTSNEFNFTDGLEQRYDVNSLDSREKGLFNKLNTIGNSEEALLAQSIDEMMGHQYGNVQQRIFETGNLLNKEFGYLRNEWDTKSKNSNKIKAFGMKGEYKTDTAGIIDYKNKSYGFAYLNENETIKLGESAGWYAGAVRNKFDFSDIGGSKEEQNIVKAGIFKSMPLGKDHNNNLNWTVSAEGFVGTGEMKRKFLVVDDIFEAKSEYHSYGFGLKNELRKNIRTSERTSISPYGSLKFEYGRFDGIKEDTGQMRLEIKANDYYSIKPEIGVEFKYQQPMAVKTNFVAKLGLAYENELGKVGDVNNQGRVRYTTAGWFDIRGEKDDRRGNGKADLNLGIENTRFGVTVNAGYDTKGENVRGGIGFRVIY